The proteins below are encoded in one region of Rhizobium gallicum bv. gallicum R602sp:
- a CDS encoding N-acyl homoserine lactonase family protein, with translation MKMHFLEGGRLRMRRSIYVPGAPKEEAIELPVHATLVRHPQGNALFDSGCSPEAAIDPGARWGGLSKVMTPIFSPEQTVVHQLKTLDLDPKDIDVVICSHLHPDHCGCNAYFRRATILCHEAETQAATASGAENLGYLRGEWDQPQGFQTFNAEHDVFGDGRIVLLPMPGHTPGMTVARVDLEKDGSFILASDAAPLQSNIDTGIAPKNTWNIELAAEALARLKALREGGATIISGHDDTQWQGLRKGVEFYE, from the coding sequence ATGAAGATGCATTTTCTTGAAGGCGGCCGGCTCCGTATGCGCCGGTCCATCTACGTCCCCGGGGCACCGAAGGAAGAAGCGATCGAGTTGCCGGTTCACGCCACCCTGGTGCGCCATCCCCAAGGCAACGCGCTGTTCGACAGCGGATGCAGTCCAGAGGCCGCCATCGATCCAGGCGCGCGATGGGGCGGGTTAAGCAAGGTTATGACTCCGATCTTTTCACCTGAGCAGACGGTCGTTCATCAGTTGAAGACTCTTGATCTCGATCCCAAGGACATAGATGTTGTGATCTGTTCACATCTCCATCCCGATCATTGCGGCTGCAACGCGTACTTTCGGCGCGCAACGATCCTCTGCCACGAGGCGGAGACGCAGGCTGCAACGGCAAGCGGTGCAGAGAATCTTGGCTATCTTCGGGGAGAATGGGACCAGCCGCAGGGTTTCCAGACCTTCAATGCGGAGCATGACGTCTTTGGCGACGGGCGCATCGTCTTACTGCCGATGCCGGGTCATACCCCGGGAATGACCGTCGCCCGTGTCGATCTTGAAAAAGATGGTTCCTTCATACTCGCTTCGGATGCTGCGCCGCTCCAGTCGAACATCGATACCGGTATCGCTCCGAAAAATACGTGGAACATTGAACTGGCCGCAGAGGCACTCGCTCGCCTGAAAGCTCTTCGGGAGGGGGGAGCTACCATCATTTCCGGCCACGACGACACGCAGTGGCAAGGGTTGCGAAAGGGTGTGGAGTTCTACGAATGA
- a CDS encoding (2Fe-2S)-binding protein: MSEKTITVSINGVCMTRTIEARMLLSDFLRQDLGLTGTHVGCEHGVCGACTITLDGRSARSCLTLAVQADGSEIETIEGQGSVDKLGRIQEAFRQHHGLQCGFCTPGFIMAITDLLRHHPLETDEEIREALSGNICRCTGYENIVNAVRELARERGPLR; this comes from the coding sequence ATGAGTGAGAAGACGATCACCGTCAGCATCAACGGAGTGTGTATGACGCGCACGATCGAAGCACGAATGCTGCTGAGCGACTTCCTGCGCCAGGACCTTGGCCTGACCGGAACCCATGTCGGGTGCGAACATGGCGTTTGCGGTGCCTGCACCATCACACTCGATGGGAGGAGTGCGCGCTCCTGTCTGACGCTTGCAGTGCAGGCGGACGGGAGCGAAATCGAAACCATCGAAGGCCAGGGAAGCGTCGATAAACTCGGGCGAATCCAAGAAGCGTTCCGCCAGCATCATGGCCTGCAATGCGGATTCTGTACGCCCGGTTTCATCATGGCGATCACCGACCTTCTTCGCCACCATCCGCTGGAAACCGATGAGGAGATCAGGGAAGCGCTGTCGGGGAACATCTGTCGCTGTACGGGATATGAAAACATCGTCAATGCCGTCCGCGAACTGGCTAGGGAGAGAGGACCTCTGAGATGA